The Sagittula stellata E-37 sequence CCAGATCGCCGACCGACAGCCGGACAGGTGGGTGTGGCCGTCTTCCGGCATCCATTCCTCGTGCGTGCCCCAGCCGAGTTCGGCGGGCTGGAACCCTTCGGAGATGAAGCCATCGACCGACCAGGTGTTGACGAACACACCCTTGGGGCGCGGCTCTGTGCAGATCTGGGTGTCACGCTCGGCGATGTGGACGCCCTTCACGCCCAGATCGCGCATCAGCTTCGCCCAGCCGTCGCGCCCGTCAGGAGCGGTGGCGTCGCGCCCTAGGTCGGAGGCGAGCTGGAGAAGCGCCTCTTTGACGAACCAGCTCACCATGCCGGGGTTGGCGCCGCAACAGCTTACGGCGGTGGTGCCGCCGGGATCGGAGGCCTTCATGTCGCGGACCGCCTGACGCAACCGGTAGTTCGTGCGTTTCTCGTTGGAAATGTCGCCGAAGTAGAGCCCGGGCCACGGTTCGACGACCGTGTCTATATAGAGAGTGCCAAGGCGGCGGCACGTCCGGATCAGGTCCAGCGACGAGGTGTCCACAGAGAGGTTTACGCAGAAACCGCCCGGTTCGGTGAAAAGGCCGGACAGAACCTCGTCGTAGTTTTCCGGTGTCAGCGCTTCCTGCAGGAAGGAGTAACCGCGGCCTTCCAGGAAAGAGGCGACCTCCGGATCGGGATCGATGACCGTCAGCCGCGCCGGATCGAATTCGAAGTGCCGCTCGATCAGGGGGAGGACGCCCTTTCCGATCGACCCGAGACCGATAAGCACGAGCGGTCCCTCTATGGTCGCGTGTACGGGGTAGGGTTGGCCGGTGGCTGCATTCATCCGCTGGGTCTCCTTTATATGTGCACCATACATATGGTGCGGACGCCGCGTGGCGCCACCGGAAGCCCGATTGCTGCCGGTGCGGCGCATGGCGTGTCGTCCCGGGTATCGGTGG is a genomic window containing:
- a CDS encoding homospermidine synthase; protein product: MNAATGQPYPVHATIEGPLVLIGLGSIGKGVLPLIERHFEFDPARLTVIDPDPEVASFLEGRGYSFLQEALTPENYDEVLSGLFTEPGGFCVNLSVDTSSLDLIRTCRRLGTLYIDTVVEPWPGLYFGDISNEKRTNYRLRQAVRDMKASDPGGTTAVSCCGANPGMVSWFVKEALLQLASDLGRDATAPDGRDGWAKLMRDLGVKGVHIAERDTQICTEPRPKGVFVNTWSVDGFISEGFQPAELGWGTHEEWMPEDGHTHLSGCRSAIWLNRPGATTRVRTWCPSLGAQFGFLVTHNEAVSISDYFTVGPSDAPEYRPTCHYAYHPCDDAVLSLHETFGSGEIQTEKRILQVDDIVDGIDELGVLLYGHEKNALWYGSRLSNEETKSLAPYQNATGMQVSSAVLAGMVWALENPQAGIVEAEEMDHARCLEIQRPYLGPVEAHYTDWTPLDTVPGAFPEDSDPDHPWAFRNVLVSS